In [Leptolyngbya] sp. PCC 7376, a genomic segment contains:
- a CDS encoding PilN domain-containing protein, translated as MYSLDINFLSDRKLNGDNAAQPEKAASKSLAPNGQETPPLIAGGVVAAICLAAAGFLFWNASKARAETKEEILVVDQEIQEINAKNAKVNGLEQQIASLKSQSEAFVNVLQTKIKPWSAILQEISDLTPPTLKLSSFAQTDNQVLVSGHAQNFTNVNDLMINLQASPLFVEEEVYIVSANLVDNPAVLEFSRPVESFEVPQVVEYTVAVTLRELTDAEIIQTLEQQGARGMAERLKTSF; from the coding sequence ATGTATAGTCTCGATATTAATTTTCTGAGCGATCGCAAACTAAATGGCGATAATGCGGCTCAACCAGAGAAGGCGGCCTCTAAATCCCTTGCTCCGAATGGACAAGAAACTCCTCCATTAATTGCTGGTGGTGTGGTTGCTGCGATTTGCTTGGCTGCTGCTGGCTTTCTGTTTTGGAATGCCTCTAAAGCCCGGGCAGAAACGAAGGAAGAGATTTTGGTCGTAGATCAGGAGATCCAGGAGATCAACGCCAAAAATGCAAAAGTTAATGGTCTAGAGCAGCAAATTGCGTCTTTGAAATCCCAGAGTGAAGCTTTTGTTAATGTGCTGCAAACCAAGATTAAGCCTTGGTCTGCGATTCTCCAAGAGATTAGTGATTTAACACCACCAACGCTTAAATTGAGTTCATTTGCTCAAACTGATAATCAAGTTTTAGTCAGTGGTCATGCGCAGAATTTCACTAATGTTAATGACTTAATGATTAATCTACAAGCTTCTCCTTTATTTGTTGAAGAAGAAGTTTATATTGTCAGTGCCAACCTTGTAGATAACCCAGCAGTACTTGAGTTCTCCCGGCCTGTTGAATCCTTTGAGGTTCCGCAGGTTGTCGAATATACAGTGGCTGTGACATTGCGTGAGCTCACTGATGCGGAAATCATCCAAACTCTTGAGCAGCAAGGTGCACGAGGTATGGCAGAACGCTTAAAAACAAGTTTTTAA
- a CDS encoding secretin N-terminal domain-containing protein, with amino-acid sequence MKPYSGLVAGAVTSVLALPPAYSADMRQIVDLDIRPEGTGLQVQFAIAGTDNGVPQVFTISRDNQTITDILNTQLDIGDSQTFTQRNPMPGIEAIEIMQLDPESVRIIATGQGTAPTGEMLSRDQSSFVFNFTPQSEAIAENENNLIAQVEAPAENTAEPTSNPEASTTEPDILFPDPQIPREGKPSPTTAESLLRPSAPLPPFLPRASAPPVGDIAISTVDTSFPNYVDLGTASVVPRLVLKEAPTQDVLTLLARSAELNLVFADDITDKNISLDLENEPVQDVFNYVLMLSELDATMRGRTIFVGTELPRAISPKVTRTFRLNQADVLEAQTYLESAGTDEDGLLPDIQILTDERLNAITVTGEPKVIEIASNFLTQLDARKRQVAVNVKILDVTLSGNRSISSDIKLLLEDRVGISAGDGIILSPNDLSRTSTIFGDFNDGAITVEQGTQTVSLGEQLDAFDTSNPDETVFIGNIEQAVAVAASIDNNFTASAFNFADPNQLVAVIQEVSQTSSTVNGQTIVNSQVTARLEGLGNINTGTSPLRGTNFVGQLVAGLLRNTTTKIVADPTLIIQEDEIANIDLTEDIVVGTRQIEITNNDGDVIGAGEEPVIDEVGLQVEVEVTGIDDNGFISMNIEPSISSIAGSEIVDDEPVTLKRESKLTSGLVRLRDDQTLILAGVIDERDIVETSKVPLLGDIPLIGSLFRSSSRLNSRRELLFIITPQIIDDSQNATWGYGYVPSETARDLLGNENFPTDDD; translated from the coding sequence ATGAAACCCTATTCCGGATTAGTTGCTGGAGCTGTGACCAGTGTTTTGGCTCTGCCTCCCGCTTACTCGGCAGACATGCGCCAGATTGTTGACCTTGATATTCGTCCCGAGGGAACTGGTTTACAAGTACAGTTTGCGATCGCCGGTACGGATAATGGGGTTCCTCAAGTTTTTACGATTAGTCGTGATAACCAAACGATTACAGATATCCTTAATACCCAGCTCGACATAGGTGATAGCCAGACCTTTACTCAGCGTAATCCGATGCCAGGTATCGAAGCGATTGAGATTATGCAGCTTGATCCAGAAAGTGTTCGAATCATTGCTACAGGTCAAGGAACAGCTCCAACTGGGGAAATGCTTAGTCGTGATCAATCCAGCTTTGTGTTTAATTTCACACCGCAGTCTGAGGCGATCGCTGAGAATGAAAATAATTTAATTGCCCAAGTAGAAGCACCAGCTGAGAACACTGCGGAACCAACCTCAAATCCTGAAGCCAGTACTACTGAACCTGACATCCTGTTCCCAGACCCTCAGATTCCCCGTGAAGGCAAACCTAGCCCAACAACAGCAGAAAGCTTACTTCGTCCCTCTGCTCCTCTGCCACCATTTCTTCCGCGCGCAAGCGCCCCTCCAGTCGGTGATATTGCCATCTCCACGGTTGACACTTCTTTCCCAAATTACGTTGACCTAGGTACAGCATCAGTCGTTCCCAGATTGGTACTGAAGGAAGCACCCACTCAAGACGTACTTACTTTACTTGCGCGTTCTGCAGAGTTGAACCTTGTATTTGCGGACGATATCACTGATAAAAATATTTCTCTCGATCTTGAAAATGAACCAGTTCAAGACGTTTTTAACTACGTTTTAATGTTGTCGGAACTTGATGCGACAATGCGTGGTCGAACTATCTTTGTTGGCACAGAATTACCTAGAGCTATTTCTCCAAAAGTTACTCGGACTTTCCGCCTTAACCAAGCTGATGTTCTTGAAGCGCAAACTTATCTTGAGAGTGCTGGTACTGATGAAGACGGCTTATTACCAGATATTCAGATTCTTACTGATGAGCGATTGAATGCGATTACTGTGACTGGTGAGCCAAAAGTTATTGAAATTGCAAGTAACTTTTTGACTCAGCTCGATGCTAGAAAGCGCCAGGTTGCCGTTAATGTCAAAATTCTCGATGTGACTCTGAGTGGGAACCGTTCAATCTCCTCGGATATCAAATTACTCCTTGAAGATCGTGTTGGTATTAGTGCTGGAGATGGCATCATCCTCTCGCCCAATGATTTGTCTAGGACATCCACTATTTTTGGTGACTTTAACGATGGTGCAATTACTGTAGAGCAAGGTACACAAACAGTTTCATTAGGTGAGCAGCTCGATGCATTTGATACTAGTAACCCAGATGAGACTGTATTTATCGGAAACATTGAGCAAGCTGTCGCTGTCGCTGCCAGTATTGACAACAACTTTACAGCCTCTGCCTTTAACTTTGCGGATCCAAATCAGCTGGTTGCTGTTATCCAAGAAGTGAGTCAGACGAGTTCAACTGTAAACGGTCAGACTATTGTTAACTCTCAGGTAACAGCACGTTTGGAAGGTTTGGGTAATATCAACACAGGTACTTCCCCGCTACGTGGTACAAACTTTGTTGGACAGCTAGTTGCTGGGCTACTTCGCAACACAACAACTAAGATTGTTGCAGATCCAACATTGATTATTCAAGAAGATGAAATTGCAAATATTGATCTTACTGAAGATATTGTTGTTGGTACTCGACAAATTGAAATCACGAACAATGATGGTGATGTTATTGGTGCTGGTGAAGAACCGGTGATTGATGAGGTTGGTTTGCAGGTTGAAGTGGAAGTTACTGGCATTGATGACAATGGCTTTATTTCAATGAACATTGAGCCATCTATCTCGAGCATTGCGGGTAGTGAAATTGTTGATGATGAGCCTGTCACACTAAAGCGGGAGAGTAAGTTGACTTCAGGACTCGTTCGCCTCCGTGATGACCAAACTCTAATTCTTGCTGGTGTAATTGATGAGCGGGATATTGTTGAAACATCTAAAGTCCCACTTCTCGGTGATATCCCATTGATCGGGTCTCTGTTTAGAAGTTCTAGTCGATTAAATAGCAGACGAGAATTGTTATTCATCATCACCCCTCAGATTATCGATGATTCTCAGAATGCGACTTGGGGCTATGGGTATGTTCCTAGTGAAACTGCAAGAGATCTTCTCGGTAATGAGAATTTCCCTACTGATGATGACTAG
- a CDS encoding HAD family hydrolase — protein sequence MRLILDFDGVIADLSERYYRVYRWSLTEIATPEQTITPLSKTDFWQLERLKTTRPEIALKSGLTNSQTKQYIQLRKENAHALKNMIHDRIIDGSLQALQIAKSLGWEIMTVTMRRHSELAEVIRLNPRLEEFFPGDRRFTKPEEAEHDRDLNQKPLLLKTTLASLSPAESTWMVGDTEADIRAAQTCNIPVIAVLSGIRDRQILEDFRPDYIANDLLEAVTLIQTKL from the coding sequence ATGCGTTTAATATTAGATTTTGACGGTGTAATTGCAGATTTGTCAGAACGATATTATCGCGTTTATCGTTGGTCACTCACAGAAATTGCCACGCCAGAACAAACAATTACTCCTCTCAGTAAGACAGATTTTTGGCAGCTCGAACGGCTAAAAACAACCCGCCCTGAGATTGCGCTCAAATCTGGGCTAACGAATTCTCAAACGAAACAATATATTCAACTCCGCAAAGAGAATGCCCATGCTCTCAAAAATATGATTCATGACCGAATTATCGATGGGTCGCTTCAAGCACTACAAATTGCGAAAAGTCTCGGTTGGGAAATTATGACCGTCACCATGCGCCGCCACAGTGAACTCGCAGAAGTGATTCGATTAAATCCAAGACTAGAAGAATTCTTTCCGGGCGATCGCCGTTTTACGAAACCAGAAGAAGCGGAGCATGACCGCGATTTAAATCAAAAACCCCTGTTACTCAAAACAACTCTTGCATCATTATCTCCAGCAGAATCCACATGGATGGTGGGAGATACAGAAGCTGATATTCGTGCGGCCCAAACCTGTAATATTCCAGTAATTGCGGTACTTTCTGGAATTCGTGATCGTCAGATTCTCGAAGATTTTAGGCCTGACTACATTGCCAACGATCTACTTGAAGCAGTCACGCTCATTCAAACCAAACTCTGA
- a CDS encoding 16S rRNA (cytosine(967)-C(5))-methyltransferase — MSSARQLAFLALRQIMYHKAFTDVALDRVLRKSGLRGSDRGLVAELVYGTVRRQKTLDAIINQVGKKPIEQQPPDLRVLLQLGLYQIRYLDSIPASAAVNTSVELAKENKLGQLAGVVNGCLRQYLRLQDKNGDPLILPEAQPEKFALQYSFPEWLIKTWLGQFGEAETAQLCEWFNQPSTLDIRINPLKNSVEHVQVLLNNAGVKCEVIANLPNALRLTEKRGMIQDLPGYKEGWWTIQDASAQLVSHLLDPQPREVIIDACAAPGGKTTHIAELMGDEGTIWASDKYKARINKIEQNARRLNLSMIRTLIGDSREYPQFRQMADRVLLDVPCSGLGTLHKRPDIRWQQNPDKIAELTQFQLELLQAGSKWVKPSGSLVYSTCTINPAENVAIANKFLKENPNWHIAKPDENSPAYSFASEEGWVEVLPHKHDMDGFFMVKFQKSANDE, encoded by the coding sequence ATGTCTTCAGCCCGTCAGCTTGCATTTCTTGCCCTTCGTCAAATCATGTATCACAAGGCTTTTACTGATGTTGCCCTTGATCGGGTCTTACGTAAAAGCGGCCTCAGAGGAAGTGATCGCGGGTTAGTGGCAGAGCTGGTTTACGGGACGGTGCGCCGACAAAAAACCTTAGACGCAATTATCAATCAAGTTGGCAAGAAACCTATTGAACAACAGCCACCAGATTTGCGAGTGCTGTTGCAGTTGGGGCTTTATCAAATTCGCTATTTGGACTCGATTCCTGCATCGGCAGCAGTCAATACTAGTGTTGAGTTGGCGAAGGAAAATAAGCTTGGGCAATTAGCTGGCGTGGTCAATGGTTGTCTCCGGCAATATTTACGCTTGCAGGATAAAAATGGTGATCCACTAATTTTGCCTGAGGCACAGCCTGAAAAATTTGCACTGCAATATAGTTTCCCGGAATGGCTCATCAAAACTTGGCTCGGGCAGTTTGGGGAAGCGGAAACGGCACAACTCTGCGAATGGTTTAATCAGCCTTCTACTCTCGATATTCGCATTAATCCCCTGAAAAATTCTGTTGAGCATGTGCAAGTACTGCTCAATAATGCTGGGGTGAAATGTGAGGTGATCGCCAATTTACCGAATGCGTTACGGCTGACTGAAAAGCGTGGCATGATTCAGGATTTACCGGGCTATAAAGAGGGGTGGTGGACGATTCAGGATGCGAGTGCACAGTTGGTGAGTCATTTGCTTGATCCCCAACCACGGGAAGTGATTATTGACGCTTGTGCTGCCCCTGGTGGAAAAACAACCCATATTGCCGAATTGATGGGCGATGAAGGGACGATTTGGGCCAGTGATAAATACAAAGCCCGTATTAATAAGATTGAGCAAAATGCCCGCCGCTTGAACTTGTCGATGATTCGGACATTGATTGGCGATAGTCGAGAATATCCGCAGTTTCGGCAGATGGCAGATCGAGTGTTGTTGGATGTGCCCTGTTCTGGTCTCGGAACATTACACAAACGACCCGACATCCGTTGGCAACAAAATCCCGACAAAATTGCCGAACTTACACAATTTCAATTGGAATTGCTGCAGGCTGGCTCGAAATGGGTTAAACCAAGTGGCAGTCTTGTCTATTCCACCTGCACCATTAATCCCGCCGAAAATGTGGCGATCGCCAACAAATTTCTAAAAGAAAATCCCAATTGGCACATTGCGAAGCCCGACGAAAACTCTCCCGCATATTCGTTTGCCTCAGAAGAAGGCTGGGTGGAAGTCTTACCCCACAAACATGATATGGACGGCTTCTTTATGGTGAAATTTCAGAAATCGGCTAACGACGAATAG
- a CDS encoding GNAT family N-acetyltransferase, giving the protein MGENLTIRIAQKDDVETLFEIRTSVTENYQSREEIAELGITPESVAEMLATDCCAWIVEIEGQPIGFSIASATEKTIFGLFVRPDFEGRGVGRTLMQTTENWFWSKGIDEIWLLTGNEPSFRAYGFYEHLNWIPVGVESDGDFAGEMKFIKKRSNNLA; this is encoded by the coding sequence ATGGGTGAAAATCTTACGATCCGCATTGCTCAAAAAGATGACGTCGAAACGCTATTCGAAATTAGAACGAGTGTGACTGAAAATTATCAATCCCGCGAAGAAATTGCGGAGCTTGGCATTACACCAGAATCAGTTGCTGAAATGTTGGCGACAGATTGCTGCGCGTGGATTGTGGAAATTGAAGGGCAGCCGATTGGTTTTTCAATTGCCAGTGCCACAGAAAAAACTATATTCGGACTCTTTGTGCGTCCTGATTTTGAAGGTCGAGGTGTTGGACGAACTTTAATGCAAACCACCGAAAATTGGTTTTGGTCAAAAGGTATTGACGAGATTTGGTTACTCACAGGCAATGAACCAAGTTTTCGCGCTTATGGATTTTATGAACATCTAAATTGGATTCCTGTCGGTGTCGAGTCTGATGGTGATTTTGCTGGAGAAATGAAATTTATCAAAAAACGATCCAATAATCTTGCTTGA
- a CDS encoding prevent-host-death family protein, which yields MSSQYKQIPMSEMRVRLPKLRRLVQLGKQRIVVTYYGEVIGFLLPISDIERCEIPIDESQEMSLSEFRSHMTETWELLQAGVDCIFLTFHTRAALVFIAPKFAQFLDLPVLGNQGQMLLFSNINPEATV from the coding sequence ATGAGTAGTCAATATAAGCAAATCCCAATGTCTGAAATGCGAGTACGCTTACCCAAACTAAGGAGGTTGGTTCAATTAGGAAAACAAAGAATTGTCGTTACTTACTACGGAGAGGTGATCGGTTTTCTTTTGCCCATAAGCGATATCGAACGATGCGAGATTCCTATTGATGAAAGTCAAGAAATGTCACTGTCGGAATTTCGTTCGCATATGACCGAGACGTGGGAGCTATTGCAAGCAGGAGTTGATTGTATTTTTCTCACCTTTCACACACGGGCTGCTTTAGTTTTTATTGCCCCCAAATTTGCACAATTTCTTGATTTGCCTGTATTAGGCAATCAGGGACAGATGTTGTTATTTTCCAATATCAATCCAGAAGCTACTGTTTAG
- a CDS encoding nicotinate phosphoribosyltransferase, translated as MAGGNLAITAADYSLLTDLYQLTMSACYVGEDLAETPAHFEMFTRRLSNGFGYFVAMGLEQVLSYLESLQFTDEQIDYLQGTGIFKNAPAAFWELLRDGKFTGDVWAVPEGTPMFPHEPFLRIEAPLWQAQIVETFILNALNYQTLIATRAARMRHQAGDRTLLEFGTRRAFSPQGATWAARAALAGGLDATSNVLAAQQLGINPVGTMAHALVMAVGTLEGSEDEAFQAFHRYFPAAPLLIDTYDTMGAANRLKAQIASGETTLSGIRLDSGDLVQLSQDIHKLMPEINIFASGDLDEFEMERLQNAGAQIDGYGLGTKLVTGSPVNGVYKLVEIDNKSTMKKSKNKATYPGRKQVFRNVKAGGDHMALATESSQDNEIPLLKKVMQDGDRLTKPETLDQIRDRTKANVAKLPAGVKQVENPEPYPVKISEQLQTLTEEVAARLKKKH; from the coding sequence ATGGCAGGCGGCAATTTAGCGATTACAGCGGCAGATTACAGTTTATTAACTGATCTGTATCAGCTCACAATGTCAGCCTGTTATGTCGGGGAAGATTTGGCAGAAACGCCAGCCCATTTTGAGATGTTTACACGGCGACTCTCTAATGGCTTTGGTTATTTTGTGGCAATGGGATTGGAGCAGGTTTTAAGCTATCTCGAATCGCTACAATTCACAGATGAACAAATAGATTATCTGCAAGGGACAGGCATCTTCAAGAATGCTCCAGCGGCATTTTGGGAATTGTTACGGGATGGCAAATTTACGGGTGATGTTTGGGCTGTTCCTGAAGGGACACCGATGTTTCCCCATGAACCTTTTTTGAGAATTGAAGCACCTCTTTGGCAAGCTCAAATTGTCGAAACATTTATCCTCAATGCCCTGAACTACCAAACTCTAATCGCAACACGAGCAGCAAGAATGCGTCATCAAGCAGGCGATCGCACATTATTAGAATTTGGTACGCGACGAGCATTTAGTCCCCAGGGTGCAACATGGGCAGCACGGGCAGCATTAGCAGGGGGCTTGGATGCAACATCAAATGTTTTAGCAGCCCAGCAACTCGGCATCAATCCCGTTGGTACGATGGCTCACGCCTTGGTTATGGCAGTGGGAACGCTCGAAGGCTCTGAAGACGAAGCATTTCAGGCTTTCCATCGCTATTTCCCAGCAGCTCCGCTGTTAATCGATACCTACGACACCATGGGAGCAGCAAATCGTTTAAAAGCTCAAATTGCCTCAGGCGAAACCACTTTATCGGGCATTCGTTTAGATTCGGGAGATTTGGTGCAACTTTCCCAAGATATTCACAAGTTGATGCCGGAAATTAATATTTTTGCCAGTGGTGACCTTGATGAATTTGAGATGGAGCGATTGCAAAATGCTGGGGCACAAATTGACGGCTATGGCTTGGGCACAAAATTGGTGACTGGTTCTCCGGTGAATGGCGTTTATAAACTCGTCGAGATTGATAACAAATCCACAATGAAAAAGTCGAAGAATAAGGCGACTTACCCTGGTCGAAAGCAAGTTTTCCGTAATGTTAAAGCGGGTGGCGATCACATGGCTTTAGCGACAGAATCTTCCCAAGACAACGAAATTCCGTTACTTAAAAAAGTCATGCAGGATGGCGATCGCCTCACCAAACCCGAAACATTAGATCAGATCCGTGATCGTACCAAAGCCAACGTTGCAAAATTACCGGCTGGCGTAAAGCAAGTGGAAAATCCAGAACCCTATCCCGTCAAGATTTCCGAGCAGTTGCAGACATTAACGGAAGAAGTTGCAGCCCGCCTTAAAAAAAAGCATTAA